Proteins found in one Homalodisca vitripennis isolate AUS2020 chromosome 4, UT_GWSS_2.1, whole genome shotgun sequence genomic segment:
- the LOC124361498 gene encoding serine protease snake-like, giving the protein MRSTAVAVWTTLWAVCYTYAWIFPTDDYLDENDMCRYDIDQVWRCRKAHECDALSELIMSGELTTCSLANHRNPLVCCPPASNRIAQSISQQKCQEYEERLCYKTLNSIKPNQRLFGRPPYKLLKSMTPVTTNTEEEADWLSEAGEARDQDTTVTPPTVSVYGGEAAWAGEHPHMALVGFGPEIRISWLCGGSLISERFVLSAAHCSKPKGLGKARWVLLGAIDIRDKDGPDSAMRQQFQIVEHYVHKDYHSPLVYNDIVLFRLDRDVQFTWFVAPACLYQELTEPEGKAIVTGWGRNESTGPTMPVLQKATLSFLPPETCKEKIGVDKRMFPDGIHLPSQFCAWEYQKDTCKADSGGPLVKAEKDSCLAQQVGITSFGPYRCGETDTPGTYVRVAYFLPWIESIVWPSTR; this is encoded by the exons ATGCGGTCTACGGCAGTAGCAGTCTGGACCACACTTTGGGCGGTTTGCTACACGTACGCCTGGATCTTTCCCACCGATGACTACCTTGACGAGA ACGATATGTGCCGGTATGACATAGACCAAGTGTGGCGCTGTCGCAAAGCACACGAGTGTGACGCCCTTTCGGAGCTCATCATGAGTGGAGAGCTGACTACGTGCTCGCTGGCCAACCACCGCAACCCACTAGTCTGTTGCCCTCCTGCCTCCAACCGTATCGCCCAGAGCATCAGTCAACAGA AGTGCCAAGAGTACGAGGAGCGTCTGTGTTACAAGACCTTAAACAGCATCAAGCCCAATCAGCGACTCTTCGGCCGTCCTCCTTATAAG CTGCTAAAAAGTATGACGCCTGTCACTACCAACACAGAGGAGGAAGCGGATTGGTTGTCGGAAGCGGGTGAGGCTCGGGACCAGGATACCACAGTGACACCACCCACAGTGTCGGTGTACGGCGGTGAAGCGGCCTGGGCAGGAGAACATCCACACATG GCATTGGTTGGGTTTGGTCCGGAAATCAGAATATCATGGCTGTGTGGTGGCTCTCTTATCAGCGAGAGATTCGTGCTCAGTGCAGCTCACTGTTCTAAACCGAAAGGGCT AGGGAAGGCTCGGTGGGTATTGCTGGGAGCTATAGACATCAGAGACAAGGACGGCCCAGACTCTGCTATGCGCCAGCAGTTCCAGATAGTAGAACATTACGTGCACAAAGATTACCACAGTCCTCTAGTCTACAACGACATCGTACTGTTCCGACTGGACAGGGACGTTCAGTTCACGTGGTTCGTGGCGCCTGCGTGTCTCTATCAGGAACTAACTGAGCCCGAAGGAAAGGCAATTGTCACCGGGTGGGGTCGCAACGAGTCGA cTGGCCCTACGATGCCAGTTCTACAAAAGGCAACTCTATCCTTCCTACCACCAGAAACTTGCAAGGAAAAGATCGGAGTGGACAAGAGGATGTTTCCGGACGGTATTCATCTACCTTCACAGTTCTGCGCCTGGGAATATCAAAAGGATACCTGCAAG GCGGACTCAGGTGGTCCGTTGGTGAAAGCTGAGAAGGACAGCTGCCTCGCCCAGCAAGTCGGCATTACGTCATTTGGACCCTATAGATGTGGAGAAACTGATACTCCCGGAACTTACGTCAGAGTGGCGTACTTCTTGCCTTGGATAGAGTCCATCGTCTGGCCTTCGACTAGATAG